One part of the Melioribacteraceae bacterium genome encodes these proteins:
- the hemL gene encoding glutamate-1-semialdehyde 2,1-aminomutase, which yields MTRSEALFQQAKNFIPGGVNSPVRAFKSVGGNPVFMKSGSGSKMFDVDGNEYIDYIGSWGPHLFGHNPLFITEALRKAIDAGTSFGAPTEIEVKMAQLITELVPSIEMIRMVNSGTEATMSAIRAARGFTGKEKIIKFEGCYHGHGDFFLIKAGSGALTFGVPTSPGVTKGNAADTLVADYNSIESVQKVVEQNKNEIAAVIIEPVVGNMGTVIPGKEFLGDLRKLCSEEGIVLIFDEVMTGFRLSQSGAQGIFGIKPDLSTFGKIIGGGLPVGAYGGRKEIMEMVSPSGPVYQAGTLSGNPLAMSAGYAALTYIKENPGIYDQLEEKSAYLAEGIKESIKKANKNYQLNRVGSMMTLFFTDEKVTDYNSAVKSDTGLFGRYFHEMLKRGIYLPPAQFEAMFVSAAHTKEDLDKTIEASNEAFKVIL from the coding sequence ATGACAAGAAGTGAAGCTTTATTTCAACAGGCAAAGAATTTCATACCGGGAGGAGTCAACTCACCCGTCCGCGCATTTAAATCGGTTGGAGGAAATCCTGTATTTATGAAGAGCGGAAGCGGCTCAAAAATGTTTGATGTGGATGGAAATGAATATATCGATTATATCGGAAGCTGGGGACCGCATCTGTTCGGTCATAATCCCTTGTTTATAACCGAAGCGCTCAGAAAGGCAATTGATGCGGGCACTAGTTTCGGTGCCCCGACCGAAATAGAGGTTAAGATGGCGCAATTGATTACAGAACTGGTTCCTTCAATTGAAATGATAAGAATGGTAAATAGCGGAACCGAGGCAACAATGAGCGCGATACGAGCCGCTAGAGGTTTTACAGGTAAAGAGAAAATTATCAAGTTCGAAGGCTGCTATCACGGACATGGTGATTTTTTTCTGATCAAAGCCGGAAGTGGAGCTCTTACTTTCGGAGTTCCCACATCTCCTGGTGTGACAAAAGGGAATGCCGCCGATACACTTGTTGCTGATTATAACAGTATTGAGTCTGTTCAAAAAGTAGTTGAGCAGAATAAAAATGAAATTGCCGCGGTGATTATTGAACCGGTTGTTGGAAACATGGGGACTGTTATACCGGGAAAGGAATTTCTGGGCGACCTCAGGAAATTATGCAGTGAAGAAGGAATTGTTCTAATTTTTGATGAAGTCATGACGGGGTTCAGGCTCTCGCAATCCGGTGCCCAGGGTATATTCGGAATAAAACCGGACCTTTCCACATTCGGGAAAATTATAGGCGGAGGATTACCGGTTGGAGCTTACGGCGGCAGAAAAGAAATCATGGAAATGGTTTCACCAAGCGGACCGGTTTACCAGGCTGGAACTTTGAGCGGAAATCCGCTGGCAATGAGTGCCGGTTATGCTGCATTGACGTATATAAAAGAGAATCCCGGGATTTATGATCAGCTCGAAGAAAAATCCGCCTACCTTGCTGAAGGAATTAAAGAATCTATAAAGAAAGCTAATAAAAATTACCAGCTAAACCGTGTCGGCTCAATGATGACGCTCTTTTTCACCGATGAAAAAGTGACTGATTATAATTCGGCAGTTAAATCCGACACCGGATTATTCGGCAGGTATTTCCACGAAATGCTTAAGCGCGGGATCTATTTACCGCCGGCACAGTTTGAAGCGATGTTCGTTTCGGCCGCTCATACTAAAGAGGATCTTGATAAAACAATCGAAGCAAGCAATGAAGCTTTCAAAGTAATTTTATAA
- the hemG gene encoding protoporphyrinogen oxidase: MSINKSVVIIGAGISGLATAYWLSKEGFDVKILESKNEAGGAMETSKENGFLIDYGPNSGLETTPLIRQLVDEAGLSSEMIYANESSNKRYILRNNELHALPTSPPAFITTGLFSTRAKFRIMCEPFIGRSSDGYYQSMSEFVKRRLGEEFLDYAIDPFVSGVFAGDPVKLSVKSAFPKLYRLEELYGGLVKGMIKGSRERKKRAEQSKQSAKMFSFINGMQSFPIAIADKLKSNIQYGSKVISIEKNSGKWLVKYEINGSISEIQTDLVLSTVPVQTAAGIFGKIDQEFNKHSEEIYYPPVMVLYLGFRKKEIGRDLDGFGFLIPSKERKNFLGAIWSSTIFPGRCDEDNAAFTLFVGGARSPHLFDIDKSKLVDIVLSEFKQIMKINSDPVYIKNRLWQKAIPQYNIGYIEHENYFDKFEKENPGIFISGNFRGGISVGDCVKNSEIVFNKIKASINV, from the coding sequence ATGAGTATTAATAAATCTGTTGTTATAATCGGAGCCGGGATTTCCGGTTTGGCTACCGCTTATTGGCTTAGCAAGGAAGGTTTCGATGTAAAAATCCTTGAATCTAAAAATGAAGCCGGCGGTGCAATGGAAACATCGAAGGAGAATGGATTTCTGATTGACTACGGCCCTAATTCGGGACTGGAAACAACTCCATTAATCCGTCAACTCGTTGATGAAGCCGGGCTTAGCAGCGAAATGATCTATGCAAACGAGTCGTCAAATAAAAGATATATTCTAAGGAATAACGAATTACACGCCCTTCCTACTTCCCCTCCGGCTTTTATAACTACCGGATTATTTTCAACACGTGCAAAATTCCGGATTATGTGCGAACCATTCATCGGAAGATCGAGCGACGGATATTACCAGAGTATGTCAGAGTTTGTTAAGAGAAGATTGGGAGAAGAATTTCTGGATTATGCAATTGATCCTTTCGTGAGCGGTGTATTCGCGGGAGATCCGGTAAAATTGAGCGTTAAATCGGCATTCCCGAAGCTTTACCGGCTGGAAGAGTTATACGGAGGACTTGTTAAAGGGATGATCAAAGGTTCAAGGGAAAGGAAGAAACGCGCCGAGCAATCGAAGCAGAGCGCTAAAATGTTTTCTTTTATTAACGGAATGCAGTCCTTCCCTATCGCTATTGCAGACAAATTGAAATCGAATATACAATATGGCAGCAAAGTAATAAGCATTGAAAAAAATTCCGGTAAGTGGCTGGTTAAATATGAAATTAACGGCAGCATATCGGAAATTCAAACCGATCTGGTTTTATCTACAGTACCGGTTCAGACTGCAGCAGGGATTTTCGGTAAAATAGATCAGGAGTTTAATAAACATTCGGAAGAAATTTATTATCCTCCGGTTATGGTACTTTATCTCGGCTTCAGAAAAAAAGAGATAGGAAGGGACCTGGACGGATTCGGTTTTCTGATTCCATCTAAAGAGAGAAAGAATTTTCTTGGTGCAATCTGGAGCTCTACAATTTTCCCGGGCAGATGCGATGAAGATAACGCCGCATTCACGCTATTTGTCGGAGGTGCAAGGTCGCCTCACCTGTTCGACATTGATAAAAGCAAACTCGTTGATATTGTCCTAAGTGAATTTAAACAGATAATGAAAATAAATTCAGATCCTGTTTATATAAAAAATCGATTGTGGCAGAAAGCGATTCCGCAGTACAACATTGGCTACATAGAGCATGAAAATTATTTTGATAAATTTGAGAAAGAGAATCCCGGAATTTTTATAAGCGGTAACTTCCGCGGCGGAATCTCTGTGGGGGATTGTGTAAAAAATTCTGAAATAGTGTTTAATAAAATCAAAGCATCTATAAATGTGTGA
- a CDS encoding PaaI family thioesterase produces MIHKITGKQNNSKLCFVCGLKNKFGIHTHFYVTENKELIGLFTPSEEHQSYPGRLHGGIASTVLDETIGRAILNRYEEEVWGVTVELNVKFKKPLPLNEELKVIGRITSENSRMFEGTGEIILKNGEVAATATGKYLKVPLEKITDFDIEENEWRIVKLDSDPKEIEV; encoded by the coding sequence ATGATTCATAAAATTACCGGTAAACAGAATAACTCCAAATTGTGCTTTGTCTGCGGATTGAAAAATAAATTCGGGATACACACACATTTTTATGTTACTGAGAATAAGGAACTGATAGGCCTGTTCACCCCTTCGGAAGAACACCAGAGTTATCCGGGAAGGCTTCACGGGGGAATCGCATCCACAGTCCTGGATGAAACTATCGGCCGGGCGATACTTAACCGATACGAAGAGGAAGTATGGGGCGTTACTGTTGAGTTAAATGTGAAATTCAAAAAACCTCTTCCGTTGAATGAGGAATTAAAAGTAATAGGACGGATAACAAGCGAGAACAGCCGTATGTTTGAAGGGACCGGTGAGATTATTCTGAAAAACGGGGAAGTGGCTGCTACTGCAACAGGTAAGTATTTGAAAGTACCTCTCGAAAAGATAACAGACTTTGACATAGAGGAAAATGAATGGAGAATTGTTAAACTTGATTCGGATCCGAAGGAAATAGAGGTATAG
- a CDS encoding MFS transporter: MLQKENGKEISDVIIPPEDGSLRRFLPEKKFSIQNTFAALSYPNYRLWFWGQMTSLFGSWMQSTAFAFFIFELTKSPAYLGYVGFASGIPAWFFSFYGGVAADRLPRIKILFATQTAMMLMAFILAIFTFSGIIEPWHLLLFAFLSGITNAFDAPTRHAFVNELVDKEDLVNAIALNSTMFNTATAVGPALGGIVYALFGPAWCFTINGISFTAVLYSLTRMKLKRIEITRNSNSVFSEVADAIKYLRTNKVISGILLITAMLSFFGMGLVTLFPAWAVDILHGDSTTNGFLQSARGFGAVIFALVIATVNKYIDRGRYLVYSVITLPVLIFLFSFNRSFVLSVVLLIFIGGMIITQYNLSNGLIQTNVDEKFRGRILSFYTFTFFALYPLGSLWIGYAAEHFGIASAVLINSVILFLFFLLFKIRSSNISVLR, translated from the coding sequence ATGCTGCAGAAAGAAAACGGTAAAGAGATTTCCGATGTTATTATTCCCCCGGAAGATGGAAGTTTAAGAAGGTTCCTGCCGGAGAAAAAATTCAGCATTCAAAATACGTTTGCTGCGCTCTCCTATCCTAATTACAGATTGTGGTTCTGGGGACAGATGACTTCCCTTTTCGGATCGTGGATGCAGTCAACCGCATTCGCGTTCTTCATATTCGAGCTTACAAAATCGCCTGCATATCTCGGATACGTAGGATTTGCAAGCGGAATTCCAGCATGGTTTTTTTCATTCTACGGGGGTGTTGCAGCAGACCGGCTCCCCCGCATCAAAATATTGTTTGCAACACAGACAGCAATGATGTTAATGGCATTTATTCTTGCCATCTTTACTTTTTCTGGCATAATCGAACCGTGGCACCTGCTTCTCTTTGCATTTCTAAGTGGAATAACAAACGCGTTTGACGCACCTACTCGTCACGCTTTTGTAAACGAACTTGTTGATAAAGAAGATCTTGTTAATGCAATAGCCCTTAACTCTACAATGTTTAATACGGCAACAGCCGTTGGCCCTGCCCTGGGAGGAATTGTTTACGCTCTCTTCGGGCCTGCCTGGTGTTTTACAATTAACGGAATTTCATTTACTGCAGTTCTGTACAGTTTAACTCGTATGAAATTAAAAAGGATCGAGATTACTAGAAACAGCAATTCTGTTTTTTCAGAAGTTGCTGATGCTATAAAATATCTGAGAACCAACAAAGTGATCTCAGGGATCCTTCTGATAACCGCTATGCTGAGTTTCTTCGGGATGGGACTTGTAACATTATTTCCGGCATGGGCTGTGGATATATTACACGGCGACTCAACGACCAACGGATTTCTTCAATCAGCCCGCGGATTTGGAGCCGTTATTTTCGCACTGGTAATCGCAACCGTCAATAAATACATAGATAGGGGCAGGTACCTTGTTTACAGCGTTATTACGCTTCCGGTATTGATTTTCCTTTTCTCATTCAACCGTTCATTTGTTCTTTCTGTTGTTCTGCTCATTTTTATAGGCGGGATGATCATTACTCAGTATAATCTGTCCAACGGATTAATTCAGACTAATGTTGATGAAAAATTCAGGGGAAGGATATTAAGTTTTTATACGTTTACTTTTTTTGCTCTTTATCCTCTCGGGTCGCTCTGGATCGGATATGCCGCCGAACACTTCGGTATTGCCAGTGCCGTATTAATAAATTCTGTTATACTTTTTCTTTTCTTTCTGCTATTTAAAATCCGTAGCAGCAATATCTCGGTTCTGCGTTAA
- the hemB gene encoding porphobilinogen synthase, which translates to MATFPTKRLRRLRYNPLVRDMVRETILTKNDLIYPLFIVPGSYVKNEVRSMPGVFQMSIDVAVEECKEVEKLGIPAVILFGIPDHKDEVGSGAYDPNGIIQQAVRAIKSNVEKLIVITDVCLCEYTSHGHCGVLDGENILNDETVSLLAKEAVSHAQAGADIIAPSDMMDGRVGAIRKALDYKGFTNIPIMSYAVKYASGFYGPFRDAAESAPAFGDRRSHQMDVANSNEALREAESDIEEGADMIMVKPAGAYLDIIWRVKEKFGMPTAAYQVSGEYAMIKAAGRNNWIDEERVMIESLIAIKRAGADMILTYFAKDVAKYLDRK; encoded by the coding sequence ATGGCTACATTTCCAACAAAAAGATTGAGGCGACTCAGATATAATCCGCTTGTGCGCGATATGGTCCGCGAAACAATTCTAACAAAAAATGATCTTATCTACCCGCTCTTTATTGTTCCGGGCAGTTATGTTAAAAATGAAGTGAGGTCGATGCCCGGAGTATTTCAGATGTCCATTGATGTCGCGGTTGAAGAGTGTAAAGAGGTCGAAAAACTCGGTATCCCCGCAGTAATTCTATTCGGAATTCCGGATCATAAAGATGAAGTCGGTTCAGGCGCTTACGATCCAAACGGGATTATTCAACAGGCTGTTCGGGCTATAAAGTCCAACGTAGAAAAATTAATCGTTATAACAGATGTCTGCCTTTGCGAATATACTTCGCACGGACATTGCGGGGTGCTGGACGGCGAGAATATTCTAAACGACGAAACAGTATCACTTCTCGCTAAAGAGGCAGTATCTCATGCCCAGGCAGGGGCCGATATAATTGCCCCGTCGGATATGATGGACGGACGCGTCGGCGCTATCCGCAAAGCTCTCGACTATAAGGGATTCACCAATATACCGATTATGAGTTACGCAGTTAAATATGCTTCTGGATTCTACGGGCCGTTCAGGGATGCTGCTGAGTCTGCTCCGGCATTCGGCGACAGGCGATCGCATCAGATGGATGTAGCCAACAGCAACGAAGCCCTCCGCGAAGCCGAAAGCGACATTGAAGAAGGCGCTGATATGATAATGGTTAAACCGGCCGGCGCTTACCTCGATATTATATGGCGTGTAAAAGAGAAATTTGGTATGCCAACTGCCGCCTATCAGGTTAGCGGTGAATATGCTATGATTAAAGCCGCCGGGAGAAACAACTGGATTGATGAGGAAAGAGTAATGATCGAGTCTTTAATTGCTATTAAACGTGCCGGCGCCGATATGATTCTGACCTATTTTGCAAAGGATGTAGCTAAATACCTTGATAGAAAATAA
- a CDS encoding M3 family metallopeptidase produces MNAKLIIIFILLITSMNNAQNRNQDNPFFREWKTPYETPPFSQIKTDHFLPAIEEGIRLEKAEIEAIVNNPEKPTFHNTIIPLEKSGEFLGRVNRVFGALNGANTNDELQKIARVSTPMLAKHRDDIALNEKLFERIKSIYLESANLTEIERNVLESYYKNAVRNGAALDEAGKEKLRKINQELSMLGLKFSENALKETNAIALVIDKKEDLTGLPEDVINAASELASSKNMEGKWAFSLQKPSFIPFLQYSKKRELREKLFKAYINRGNNNNEFDNKNIVSRVTSLRVDRANLLGYKNYAEYVLERNMALNPENVYKFLHDLWTPAIKRAEMEVADMQKIIDKEKGNFKLEAWDWWHYAEKVKKEKYDLDESMLRPYFKMENVRAGAFYVAEKLYGIKFIKRNDIAVYHPDVEVFEVQESDGKHIGIFYSDYYPRDGKRSGAWSSGFRGQSNIDGRLITPLVYNVGNFSKPTADKPALMSIDEVKTLFHELGHGLNSLFSNFDYPGGRNTPRDFVELPSQIMENWALEPEVLKVYAMHFQTGQIIPDQLIEKLNNSSLFNQGFETVEYLAASFLDMDWHMLTDNTGRDVEKFEKESFKKIGLIPEIESRYQSTNFGHIIGGYAAGYYSYIWAAVLDSDAFEAFVEKGDLFDRKTADAFRKFILAVSGSDDSMVLYKKFRGREPKVDALLKRRGLN; encoded by the coding sequence ATGAATGCCAAATTAATTATTATTTTCATTCTATTAATAACATCTATGAATAACGCACAAAACAGAAATCAGGATAATCCGTTCTTCAGAGAATGGAAAACACCCTATGAAACTCCCCCGTTCAGCCAGATTAAAACAGATCATTTTCTACCTGCAATTGAAGAAGGAATAAGACTCGAAAAAGCCGAAATAGAAGCCATTGTAAACAATCCGGAAAAACCGACTTTCCACAATACAATCATTCCGCTCGAAAAATCGGGTGAATTCCTAGGCCGTGTAAACAGAGTCTTCGGCGCTCTAAACGGTGCAAATACGAATGATGAACTCCAGAAGATCGCCCGGGTTTCGACTCCAATGCTTGCCAAGCATCGTGATGATATCGCACTGAACGAAAAACTCTTTGAACGGATAAAATCGATATATCTGGAAAGCGCGAATCTTACAGAGATCGAGAGAAATGTTCTCGAAAGCTATTACAAGAACGCAGTAAGAAACGGTGCCGCATTGGATGAGGCGGGAAAAGAGAAGCTTCGTAAGATCAATCAGGAATTATCAATGCTCGGGCTGAAGTTCAGCGAGAATGCCCTGAAAGAAACAAATGCAATTGCACTTGTAATCGATAAGAAAGAGGATCTGACCGGATTGCCTGAAGATGTTATAAATGCTGCCTCCGAGCTTGCCAGTTCGAAAAACATGGAAGGTAAATGGGCGTTCTCACTTCAGAAGCCGAGTTTTATTCCATTCCTTCAGTATTCGAAAAAGCGCGAACTCAGAGAAAAATTATTTAAGGCATATATTAACCGCGGAAACAACAACAACGAATTCGACAACAAAAACATTGTTTCGCGCGTTACATCTCTCCGGGTTGACAGGGCTAATCTTCTCGGCTATAAAAACTATGCCGAGTATGTTCTCGAAAGAAACATGGCACTAAATCCTGAAAACGTTTATAAGTTTCTTCACGACTTGTGGACACCTGCAATTAAACGTGCTGAAATGGAAGTTGCAGATATGCAGAAAATAATTGATAAGGAAAAGGGTAACTTCAAACTTGAGGCATGGGACTGGTGGCATTATGCAGAGAAAGTGAAAAAAGAAAAATATGATCTCGATGAGTCGATGCTCCGCCCATATTTTAAAATGGAAAATGTAAGAGCCGGAGCTTTTTATGTAGCTGAAAAACTGTACGGAATAAAATTTATTAAAAGAAACGACATTGCAGTTTACCATCCAGACGTTGAAGTATTTGAGGTGCAGGAATCCGATGGAAAGCATATCGGAATTTTCTACAGCGATTATTACCCCAGAGACGGTAAAAGAAGCGGTGCATGGTCAAGCGGTTTCAGGGGACAGTCTAATATCGACGGAAGGCTTATTACTCCCCTTGTTTATAACGTGGGCAACTTTTCAAAACCGACCGCGGATAAACCGGCATTGATGAGCATAGACGAAGTAAAAACGCTGTTTCATGAATTGGGTCACGGGCTTAATTCCCTCTTCTCCAATTTCGATTATCCGGGCGGGAGAAATACTCCAAGAGATTTTGTAGAACTCCCGTCACAGATTATGGAAAACTGGGCTCTCGAACCGGAAGTACTGAAGGTATATGCAATGCATTTTCAGACTGGACAGATTATACCGGATCAGCTGATTGAAAAATTGAACAACTCAAGTCTCTTTAATCAGGGATTTGAAACAGTTGAATACCTCGCAGCTTCATTCCTTGATATGGACTGGCATATGCTTACAGATAACACAGGCCGGGATGTCGAAAAATTCGAAAAGGAATCCTTCAAAAAAATCGGACTGATTCCCGAAATTGAATCGAGGTATCAGAGTACTAACTTCGGCCATATAATTGGCGGATATGCTGCCGGATATTACAGCTACATCTGGGCTGCCGTTCTCGATTCTGATGCATTCGAAGCTTTCGTTGAAAAAGGAGACCTATTCGATCGGAAGACGGCCGATGCTTTTAGAAAATTTATTCTCGCGGTCAGCGGATCTGATGATTCAATGGTTCTTTACAAGAAGTTCAGAGGACGCGAACCGAAAGTTGATGCCCTGCTTAAAAGAAGAGGATTAAATTGA
- a CDS encoding AMP-binding protein, which produces MSNRTIPQMFEDSVKKYGKNVLMWEKKGDKFRGTTYVEMQEMVHLFAAGLISLGINHGDRITLISEGRNDWVMAELGILFAGAVNVPISVKIEEPNDLKFRIAHSGSRMVIVSRNHYQKIRKIKNDLPDLEKIIILDQMESYDEDECNSSEVFLAGKELLKNHNPELEKRWQSVKESDYATISYTSGTTADPKGVVLTHRNYTANVEQATALLPIPESYVSLLILPWDHCFAHVAGIYTLMKNGASMASVQVGSTPLETLKNIPVNIKEIKPTFLLSVPALAKNFKKNIEKGIRDKGEKVEKLFNAALNTAYEYNKEGWNKGRGFQKLKKPLLTLYDKIIFKKIREGFGGRLEFFIGGGALLDIELQKFFYAIGIPMFQGYGLSEATPVISANVPALHKLGSSGKPVINLQVKICDENGKELKQGEKGEIVVKGENVMAGYWKNEKSTAETIKNGWLYTGDMGYLDKDGFLYVLGRFKSLLISNDGEKYSPEGIEEALTELSPYIDQVMLYNNQSSYTIALIVPNKEAVKRYLKEKNLTHHNKEGQIAAIKLFEDEINQFKDGKYKDMFPSRWLPSSFALLGEAFTEQNQFMNSTLKIVRGKITEFYKNRIDYMYSAEGKDIFNHQNTTIVSRFD; this is translated from the coding sequence ATGTCAAATCGAACGATACCACAAATGTTTGAAGATAGCGTTAAAAAATACGGCAAGAACGTTTTAATGTGGGAAAAGAAAGGTGATAAGTTCAGAGGGACTACGTATGTGGAAATGCAGGAAATGGTTCATCTATTTGCCGCAGGGTTGATCTCTTTAGGAATTAATCATGGCGATAGAATCACGCTGATTTCTGAAGGAAGGAATGATTGGGTAATGGCCGAGCTCGGTATTCTTTTTGCAGGCGCGGTTAATGTACCTATCTCCGTCAAAATTGAAGAACCGAATGATTTAAAATTCAGAATCGCTCATTCGGGTTCGCGTATGGTTATCGTATCAAGAAACCACTATCAGAAAATCCGGAAGATTAAAAACGACCTCCCCGATCTAGAAAAAATCATAATCCTCGATCAGATGGAATCCTATGACGAAGATGAGTGCAATTCTTCGGAAGTATTTTTAGCAGGGAAAGAATTACTCAAAAATCATAATCCGGAATTAGAGAAACGCTGGCAATCCGTCAAGGAAAGCGATTATGCCACTATATCTTATACATCCGGAACTACTGCCGATCCGAAAGGGGTTGTGCTTACGCATAGAAATTATACTGCCAACGTCGAACAGGCAACAGCACTTCTCCCAATTCCCGAATCATATGTATCTCTTCTTATTCTTCCCTGGGATCATTGCTTTGCCCACGTTGCGGGAATTTATACACTGATGAAAAATGGCGCCAGTATGGCCTCAGTTCAGGTAGGCAGCACTCCTCTTGAAACACTTAAGAATATTCCTGTTAACATTAAGGAAATAAAACCAACTTTTTTACTGAGTGTTCCGGCACTCGCAAAGAATTTTAAAAAGAATATTGAAAAAGGAATTCGCGATAAAGGGGAGAAAGTAGAAAAACTTTTTAATGCTGCATTGAATACCGCGTATGAATATAATAAGGAAGGATGGAATAAAGGGAGGGGATTCCAAAAACTGAAGAAACCTCTTCTTACTCTTTATGATAAAATAATATTTAAAAAGATAAGAGAAGGATTTGGCGGCCGGCTTGAGTTTTTTATAGGGGGAGGCGCTCTCCTCGATATAGAACTTCAAAAGTTCTTTTATGCCATCGGGATCCCGATGTTTCAGGGTTACGGCTTATCGGAAGCTACACCGGTAATCTCTGCAAACGTTCCGGCTCTTCATAAACTTGGATCTTCAGGAAAACCGGTTATAAATCTTCAGGTAAAAATCTGCGATGAAAACGGTAAAGAGTTGAAGCAGGGTGAAAAAGGAGAGATTGTTGTGAAAGGCGAAAATGTTATGGCGGGTTATTGGAAAAATGAAAAATCGACTGCTGAAACAATTAAGAATGGATGGCTCTATACGGGTGATATGGGATACCTCGACAAAGACGGATTCCTTTATGTCCTGGGCCGGTTTAAGAGTCTCCTTATCAGCAATGACGGTGAAAAATATAGCCCCGAGGGAATTGAAGAAGCTTTGACCGAGCTCTCCCCATATATTGATCAGGTGATGCTCTATAATAATCAATCATCCTACACCATCGCCCTTATTGTACCTAACAAGGAAGCGGTTAAGAGATATCTTAAAGAGAAAAATCTTACACACCATAACAAAGAAGGCCAGATTGCCGCTATTAAATTATTTGAGGATGAGATCAATCAATTTAAAGATGGAAAATATAAGGATATGTTCCCTTCAAGATGGCTGCCGTCGTCATTCGCGCTTCTGGGAGAGGCATTCACAGAGCAGAACCAGTTTATGAACAGCACTCTTAAAATTGTTAGAGGCAAAATAACAGAGTTCTATAAGAACCGGATCGATTATATGTACTCTGCTGAAGGGAAGGATATATTTAATCACCAGAACACTACTATTGTAAGCCGGTTTGATTAA
- a CDS encoding response regulator — MKRALIVDDDDQFRLLLKRMLERYYDFQVHEATNGEKGLEIYNNSKPHIIFLDINMPKLNGLGFLEKVNPLNSSIPIVVLTNTDDKECVQKILNFGIEDYILKTKFVTMLKERLEFTIKKIRRTTKIFA; from the coding sequence ATGAAACGAGCCTTGATAGTTGATGATGACGACCAGTTCAGACTTTTATTAAAAAGGATGCTGGAAAGATACTATGATTTTCAAGTTCATGAAGCTACGAATGGAGAGAAAGGATTGGAGATTTATAATAATTCCAAGCCTCATATCATCTTTCTAGATATTAACATGCCGAAGCTTAACGGTCTCGGTTTTCTTGAAAAAGTGAATCCATTGAATTCCAGTATCCCGATTGTTGTACTGACAAATACAGATGATAAAGAATGTGTTCAGAAAATTTTGAATTTCGGTATTGAGGATTATATTCTAAAAACAAAATTTGTTACTATGTTGAAGGAAAGATTGGAGTTCACAATTAAGAAAATAAGAAGAACTACAAAGATCTTTGCTTGA
- a CDS encoding radical SAM protein, with protein sequence MDFTPSYKKLYDSGELGRRAGEALSLLKTCRCCPHDCKANRIEGEYGVCASGYLPIVSSYTAHHGEEPVLSGSRGAGNIFFGNCNLKCVYCQNYEISQNWKVERYHEVSHEQLAEIMIELQSRGCHNIGLVSPTHFSAAILKSINLAVEKGLKLPIIYNTNGYDSVEILKLYDGIADIYLPDFKFGDNEYAKKYSNAENYFEHTSEALKEMYRQVGDELVYDGEVVVRGLIIRHLVLPNDLAGSEKIFRFIAEELSTGVHISLMSQYFPANKVNKEILLDRKLRESEYEKVLRLMDKYGLENGWIQEFDSSENYLPHFNKSRENPFGIETKK encoded by the coding sequence ATGGATTTTACTCCGTCATATAAAAAACTGTACGATTCAGGTGAGCTGGGCAGAAGAGCCGGTGAAGCCCTGAGTCTGCTTAAAACTTGCCGGTGCTGCCCGCATGATTGCAAAGCAAACAGAATAGAGGGAGAATACGGTGTCTGTGCTAGCGGCTATTTGCCAATTGTATCCTCTTACACCGCTCATCATGGCGAAGAACCGGTCTTATCCGGCAGCCGCGGCGCCGGGAATATCTTCTTCGGTAATTGCAATCTTAAATGCGTCTACTGCCAGAACTATGAGATCAGTCAGAACTGGAAAGTTGAACGGTACCATGAAGTAAGCCATGAACAATTAGCAGAAATAATGATAGAACTCCAGAGCCGTGGGTGTCATAACATCGGACTTGTATCACCTACTCACTTTTCTGCCGCAATTTTGAAATCGATTAACCTTGCAGTTGAAAAGGGATTAAAACTCCCGATCATTTATAATACAAACGGATATGATTCGGTTGAGATTCTAAAACTGTACGACGGTATTGCGGATATTTATTTGCCGGATTTTAAGTTTGGCGACAATGAGTATGCAAAAAAATATTCGAACGCAGAAAACTATTTTGAGCATACTTCCGAAGCATTGAAGGAGATGTACCGTCAGGTTGGAGACGAACTTGTTTATGATGGTGAAGTTGTAGTAAGGGGATTGATAATCCGTCATCTGGTATTGCCGAACGATTTAGCCGGAAGCGAAAAAATATTCAGATTTATTGCAGAGGAATTGAGCACAGGAGTTCACATATCTCTGATGTCCCAGTATTTTCCCGCAAACAAAGTGAATAAAGAAATTCTTTTGGACCGAAAACTCAGAGAATCCGAATATGAAAAGGTTTTAAGATTGATGGATAAATACGGACTTGAAAACGGATGGATACAGGAATTTGACAGCAGCGAAAACTATCTTCCCCATTTTAATAAAAGTCGTGAAAATCCTTTCGGAATAGAAACAAAAAAATAG